The following coding sequences are from one Alphaproteobacteria bacterium GM7ARS4 window:
- the rplU gene encoding 50S ribosomal protein L21: protein MAALFAIVRHGGRQYRVRDQRYILVDKMSADVGEEIAMRDVLMLGSDDDKAMLRVGEDVGKDTYVSARVIEQRRLPKIIVFKKKRRQNYRRKKGFRAEMTLLKIESILPDGKGGKISHPLSAKPSSDIKKEYTHAQSSQRQGGVGQAMKEEDTQHGA from the coding sequence GTGGCGGCACTGTTTGCGATTGTTCGGCATGGGGGGCGTCAGTATCGGGTGAGAGACCAACGTTATATCTTGGTCGATAAGATGTCTGCCGATGTGGGTGAGGAAATTGCTATGCGTGACGTCTTGATGTTAGGGTCTGACGATGACAAGGCTATGCTCCGTGTGGGCGAGGATGTGGGGAAAGACACGTATGTATCGGCACGGGTGATAGAGCAAAGGCGCCTCCCTAAGATCATTGTTTTTAAGAAGAAGCGTCGCCAGAATTATCGCCGTAAGAAGGGCTTTCGCGCTGAGATGACGTTACTAAAGATTGAGTCCATTCTTCCAGATGGCAAGGGTGGGAAAATAAGTCATCCCTTATCGGCAAAGCCGTCATCGGACATCAAGAAGGAGTACACCCATGCGCAGTCGTCACAGCGACAAGGCGGGGTGGGACAGGCTATGAAAGAGGAGGATACACAGCATGGCGCATAA